The following proteins are encoded in a genomic region of Alistipes sp. ZOR0009:
- a CDS encoding SDR family oxidoreductase, with product MKKIALITGATSGIGRATALLLAENGYSLILTGRRIELLDNLKKEIEVKYKADVLPLAFDIQDKAQVDSAINNLHERWRKIDVLINNAGLAAGLSHVQDGLEDDWERMIDTNIKGLLYITRRVAPMMAERKSGHIINIGSIAGTEVYENGNVYCATKHAVDALSKAMRVDLLKENVKVSQVRPGMVETEFSLVRYHGDEEKAKKVYDGVTPLFAEDIAQTILFVLTRPAHVNINDIVVTPTQQANAYYVTRNL from the coding sequence ATGAAAAAAATTGCACTTATAACAGGTGCTACATCTGGAATTGGTCGGGCTACCGCCCTTCTTCTCGCTGAAAACGGATACAGCCTAATACTCACCGGACGCCGCATCGAACTTCTTGACAACCTAAAAAAGGAGATAGAGGTAAAGTACAAGGCAGACGTACTACCGCTTGCTTTTGATATCCAAGATAAGGCTCAGGTTGACTCTGCCATCAACAACCTACACGAACGATGGAGAAAGATTGATGTGCTCATCAACAACGCAGGTCTTGCTGCAGGCTTAAGCCACGTACAGGATGGGTTGGAAGACGATTGGGAAAGGATGATCGACACCAACATCAAGGGGCTTCTTTACATTACCAGACGAGTTGCACCAATGATGGCCGAGAGAAAATCGGGACACATCATCAACATCGGATCGATAGCCGGCACCGAAGTTTACGAAAATGGGAATGTGTACTGCGCCACCAAGCATGCCGTTGACGCCCTTTCGAAAGCGATGCGCGTAGATCTTCTAAAGGAAAACGTGAAGGTTTCGCAGGTACGCCCAGGAATGGTCGAAACCGAATTCTCGCTAGTTCGCTACCACGGCGACGAGGAGAAGGCCAAAAAGGTTTACGATGGCGTTACGCCGCTCTTTGCCGAAGATATTGCCCAAACCATTCTCTTCGTACTAACGCGCCCAGCTCACGTAAACATTAACGACATCGTTGTAACGCCCACACAGCAGGCCAACGCCTACTACGTTACCCGAAACCTTTAG
- the rpsU gene encoding 30S ribosomal protein S21, whose product MIIVPIKEGENIEKALKKFKRKFEKTGILKELRNRQYFTKPSVERREQVKKAIYIQQLQRVEE is encoded by the coding sequence ATGATAATCGTTCCAATTAAAGAAGGAGAAAACATTGAGAAGGCTCTTAAAAAGTTTAAGAGAAAATTTGAGAAGACTGGCATCTTGAAGGAGTTGAGAAATCGTCAATACTTTACAAAGCCATCAGTAGAGCGCCGCGAGCAAGTAAAAAAGGCTATCTATATTCAGCAACTTCAACGTGTTGAGGAATAA
- a CDS encoding BamA/TamA family outer membrane protein translates to MKNYLYTILLIALLASCSSTKFVPKGEYLLSRVKVNIDNKKVSKSAVEGVLQQKPIKKFVGIPFSTWIYSMSDSTGNTRLKRWFNKTFQKLGEAPVIFDSTLYETSVNSVRLYLKSKGYYNAVVKDTVVFEGAKASVFVDVKTNRPYRIKKMQVVGDSSLSQIIKKDSLSSFLHAKMIFDTDMLEKERERVALLLRNKGYFFFNKTYVVYEADSTVGNREVSITQIVKNPMVYSTIADSTREQVHEKYTIKEVNVFTNYDRVEALTNKSYLNSFVENRVDGVSIWSNGPRNVTPNLVLRALKIRPGDFYSQKARSETDDNFSDLKIFRTTDIQFSSVENSRKAEMDTALVTFVQPKELACNIYLSPMPSQGYKLEGEMYLSSDYWGLEGNLGYMHRNLFKGAELFNINLNGSIPFSRRIDGSTATELSQSTELGVSASINIPRFLMPFNISKLFKTNAPRTQFSVGYNYQSRTIYTRNLLNFGFGYNWMMNQNVSVSYSPINLNIIKMYNDDKLYDYLKDQLLLRTAFSDHFISSGKFSITYNNQKISGLGSYYYATLNAELAGNVVSLFNSGLKKGKLTDGSESYLIWGMPYSQFFSVDFTTVYNARLDSKNRLVYRIQIGAAFPYGNATALPYERYFYVGGANSMRGWQVRTLGPGALPENDDKNRLFQIGDFKIEGNVEYRYKLFWSFEGALFADVGNIWFLPRNKLGEDASKYVVFHIDSFYKQLAADAGVGLRLNLGYLIVRLDSGFRMFDPSKEEGKRFLPANGFSRRDISYHIGIGYPF, encoded by the coding sequence GTGAAAAACTATCTTTATACTATTTTGCTCATAGCCTTACTAGCCAGCTGCTCTTCGACTAAGTTTGTGCCAAAGGGGGAGTACCTGCTTTCGAGGGTGAAGGTGAATATCGATAACAAAAAAGTGAGCAAAAGTGCAGTTGAGGGAGTTTTGCAGCAAAAGCCAATCAAAAAGTTTGTGGGAATCCCTTTCTCTACTTGGATTTATAGCATGTCGGATAGCACCGGCAATACGCGGCTAAAGCGTTGGTTCAACAAAACTTTTCAAAAGTTGGGCGAAGCTCCTGTTATTTTTGATTCTACTCTTTATGAAACATCTGTGAACAGCGTACGCCTATATTTAAAATCAAAAGGGTATTATAATGCTGTTGTAAAAGACACTGTTGTGTTTGAAGGAGCAAAGGCCAGTGTTTTTGTGGATGTAAAAACAAACCGTCCATATCGAATTAAGAAGATGCAGGTAGTTGGCGATTCTTCGTTATCCCAAATCATAAAAAAGGACTCCCTATCATCATTTTTGCATGCGAAGATGATCTTTGATACGGACATGCTGGAGAAGGAACGCGAGCGGGTTGCCTTGTTGCTAAGAAATAAAGGATACTTCTTCTTCAATAAAACCTACGTAGTTTACGAAGCCGATTCTACCGTTGGAAATAGGGAAGTGAGTATTACTCAAATCGTGAAAAATCCAATGGTGTACAGCACAATTGCAGATTCAACTCGCGAGCAGGTGCACGAAAAGTATACCATCAAGGAAGTTAATGTATTTACGAACTATGATAGAGTTGAGGCTTTGACAAATAAAAGCTATCTGAATAGTTTTGTAGAGAATAGAGTTGACGGGGTTAGCATTTGGAGCAATGGGCCAAGAAATGTGACCCCAAATTTAGTTCTACGTGCTCTTAAAATCAGACCTGGTGATTTTTACAGCCAAAAAGCACGAAGCGAAACAGATGACAACTTTTCGGATCTTAAAATATTTAGAACCACAGACATCCAGTTTAGTTCCGTTGAAAATAGTCGAAAAGCAGAAATGGATACTGCTCTAGTAACATTTGTACAACCGAAGGAGTTGGCTTGTAATATTTACCTCTCTCCAATGCCTAGCCAAGGCTATAAGCTCGAAGGTGAAATGTATCTATCTTCAGACTATTGGGGGCTTGAAGGGAATCTAGGGTACATGCATCGCAATTTGTTTAAAGGGGCCGAACTTTTTAATATTAACCTTAATGGCTCCATCCCTTTTTCGCGGCGCATAGATGGAAGTACTGCTACAGAACTGAGTCAATCTACGGAGTTGGGGGTGAGTGCATCGATAAATATTCCTCGATTTTTGATGCCCTTTAATATTAGCAAGCTGTTTAAAACGAATGCACCAAGAACCCAATTTTCGGTTGGATATAACTACCAGAGTCGAACGATTTATACTCGAAATTTGCTAAACTTTGGTTTCGGATATAACTGGATGATGAACCAAAATGTTTCCGTTTCGTATAGTCCTATCAATCTTAATATCATTAAGATGTATAACGATGATAAGTTGTACGATTATTTAAAAGATCAGCTGCTTTTACGAACTGCTTTTTCTGACCATTTTATTTCCTCTGGAAAATTTTCTATTACATATAATAATCAAAAAATAAGCGGATTAGGTAGCTATTATTATGCTACATTAAATGCTGAACTTGCAGGAAATGTTGTGAGTCTTTTTAACTCTGGGCTAAAGAAGGGAAAGTTGACGGATGGTTCTGAATCTTACCTAATTTGGGGAATGCCTTATTCTCAGTTTTTTTCTGTTGATTTTACGACAGTATATAATGCTCGGTTAGATTCAAAGAATCGGTTGGTTTATAGGATTCAAATAGGGGCGGCATTCCCTTATGGTAATGCAACAGCACTTCCTTACGAACGTTATTTTTACGTAGGTGGTGCCAATAGCATGAGAGGTTGGCAGGTACGAACACTTGGTCCAGGAGCATTGCCCGAAAATGATGATAAAAATAGGTTATTCCAAATCGGTGATTTTAAGATAGAAGGTAATGTAGAATACCGCTATAAGCTTTTTTGGTCCTTCGAAGGCGCTCTTTTTGCCGACGTGGGAAATATTTGGTTTTTGCCTCGAAATAAGTTGGGTGAAGATGCTTCTAAATACGTTGTTTTTCATATAGACTCCTTCTATAAGCAGCTAGCAGCCGACGCGGGGGTTGGGCTTCGTCTGAATTTGGGATATCTAATCGTTCGTTTAGATTCTGGTTTTCGGATGTTTGATCCGTCAAAAGAGGAAGGGAAGCGATTTTTGCCTGCAAATGGGTTTTCTAGGCGAGATATTTCGTATCATATTGGTATTGGTTATCCTTTTTAA
- the ubiE gene encoding bifunctional demethylmenaquinone methyltransferase/2-methoxy-6-polyprenyl-1,4-benzoquinol methylase UbiE, which translates to MQMDGRLEVRETIMQQNLYLEKQVDSFALLTSHQRKVLLNLFSCCISKSFSEAVGEINVDVSSAIGENFSSLLVRNATPAASLLLNVIPRTSEQAPFLDTSMRRCSQLYATSGVPVLSSCVRFVKDASSSVLFSMDISADRQSRIYLDQPHYSAFAVNVEGGILEEYELHARIQELRSRGEQVYVEAARRSSDYGVVLSLANQFGYRASVNADVFEVNLSARSFIFIVSTPNVASDSNLFKGFKAVQFADLVGESGHSIVKIDGSSVSISSLLIGEVILKAKQYKEFESIPSDISSFMEKKNGDAEYQSIQDIFADAGLFSHSLLKHFFDGSTGLHNTNTESIHGITYISIEGKGRYLASLESYVPGEHEYPASECMLRMVLNHEIYGAKPSLAVLKVVEGEGASPQSMVLLQDIRRTLEMLSIACKVEFETAENLSLNVAVGVGLVSKIEANVSPVMGGFKSKGDLIYKVNLLAANRSAQPDLDTDGSLIRLKSLIKDFVKSGFVNAITPIHRGGLFLALYSMSECHNLGFDITGDDELSFASFLLKEEMGQAVMAVSPELESDFVDYIKDAGIPVTLLGHVTKGELRIDDHSYGFIVDLKKKVSFAFQNNLKEMASKKIVKPYGETHGSKKEQVANMFDNIAPKYDFLNHFLSLGIDKIWRRKLVKEVGKYSPLRILDIATGTGDLAIALAKLRPQNIVGLDISVKMVEVGVEKVKAKSLDNVIFLKEGDSENIQFDSNTFDFATVAFGVRNFENPLLGLTEMHRVLKAGGGIAVLEFAMPTKFPIKQLYKFYFFKILPGIGRLFSKDRSAYTYLPESVEAFPSGEKFTDLLKEAGFTNTRIIPLTLGVANIYIGEK; encoded by the coding sequence ATGCAGATGGATGGTCGATTGGAGGTTCGAGAGACGATAATGCAGCAGAACCTATACCTCGAAAAGCAAGTGGACTCCTTCGCTTTGCTAACAAGCCACCAGAGGAAAGTTCTTTTGAATTTATTCTCCTGTTGTATCTCAAAGTCATTTTCGGAAGCAGTTGGCGAAATAAATGTGGATGTAAGTAGCGCTATCGGAGAAAACTTCAGCTCTCTTTTGGTTAGAAATGCAACTCCAGCGGCATCGCTGCTCTTAAATGTCATTCCTCGAACCTCGGAACAGGCTCCTTTCCTCGATACCTCCATGAGGCGCTGCAGCCAGCTTTATGCTACCAGTGGAGTTCCGGTGCTTTCGTCCTGCGTTCGGTTTGTGAAAGACGCCTCGAGCTCCGTGCTTTTTTCGATGGATATTTCTGCTGATAGGCAATCTCGGATTTATTTGGATCAGCCGCACTATTCTGCATTTGCTGTGAATGTGGAGGGCGGGATTCTCGAAGAGTACGAGCTGCATGCTAGAATTCAGGAGCTAAGGAGTAGGGGAGAGCAGGTTTACGTGGAGGCCGCTCGGCGCTCGTCCGACTACGGGGTTGTGCTTTCGTTGGCCAACCAGTTTGGCTACAGGGCTAGCGTTAATGCGGATGTGTTCGAAGTTAACCTATCCGCCCGCTCGTTTATTTTTATTGTATCTACCCCAAATGTAGCGTCCGATAGTAATCTTTTTAAGGGTTTTAAGGCCGTTCAGTTTGCAGACTTGGTTGGAGAATCGGGCCATTCTATAGTCAAGATAGATGGATCTTCTGTTTCTATTTCATCGTTACTTATTGGTGAGGTGATCTTGAAGGCAAAGCAGTACAAGGAATTTGAAAGTATTCCCTCCGATATCTCTTCTTTTATGGAGAAAAAGAATGGGGATGCCGAATACCAAAGCATTCAAGATATTTTTGCTGATGCGGGCCTGTTTTCGCACTCGCTGCTGAAGCACTTTTTTGATGGCAGCACCGGCCTTCACAATACGAACACCGAAAGCATTCATGGAATAACCTACATCTCGATAGAGGGGAAGGGGCGCTATTTGGCCTCTTTGGAGTCGTATGTTCCGGGAGAGCACGAGTATCCGGCATCGGAATGCATGTTACGAATGGTGCTAAACCATGAAATTTATGGTGCAAAACCATCTTTGGCCGTGCTGAAGGTGGTGGAGGGCGAAGGAGCATCCCCTCAGTCGATGGTGCTGCTGCAGGATATAAGGCGCACCTTAGAGATGCTTTCGATAGCGTGTAAGGTGGAATTTGAAACGGCTGAAAACCTGTCGCTGAATGTAGCGGTAGGTGTTGGGCTGGTGTCCAAAATAGAGGCTAACGTTAGCCCGGTGATGGGAGGCTTTAAATCGAAGGGAGATCTTATATACAAAGTTAATTTGCTTGCTGCTAACCGTAGCGCCCAGCCGGACCTTGATACGGATGGTAGCCTGATTCGGTTAAAATCGCTCATAAAGGATTTTGTGAAATCAGGCTTTGTGAATGCCATAACTCCGATTCATCGAGGGGGCTTGTTCTTGGCCCTGTATTCCATGTCCGAATGTCATAACCTGGGCTTCGACATAACTGGAGATGACGAGCTTTCTTTTGCCAGCTTCTTGCTGAAGGAAGAGATGGGGCAGGCTGTAATGGCCGTCTCCCCCGAGCTGGAAAGCGATTTTGTGGATTACATAAAGGATGCCGGCATTCCGGTTACTTTACTTGGTCATGTAACTAAAGGCGAGCTAAGAATTGACGATCATTCTTATGGATTCATTGTCGATTTAAAAAAGAAGGTTTCCTTTGCATTCCAGAATAATCTTAAGGAGATGGCATCTAAAAAAATTGTAAAGCCTTATGGCGAAACCCATGGTTCCAAAAAGGAACAAGTGGCAAACATGTTCGATAATATTGCACCTAAGTACGATTTTCTCAACCACTTCTTGTCGTTAGGTATTGATAAGATTTGGCGCAGGAAGCTGGTTAAAGAGGTTGGTAAGTATAGCCCTTTACGAATTCTTGACATTGCCACAGGAACTGGAGATTTGGCGATTGCTTTGGCAAAGCTGCGTCCTCAAAATATTGTAGGACTAGATATTTCCGTTAAGATGGTGGAGGTTGGAGTTGAAAAGGTGAAGGCAAAAAGCTTGGACAACGTCATTTTTCTTAAAGAAGGGGACTCGGAAAATATTCAGTTTGACAGCAACACGTTTGACTTTGCAACTGTTGCTTTTGGGGTGCGAAACTTTGAAAATCCGCTCTTAGGCTTAACCGAGATGCATCGTGTTTTGAAAGCGGGAGGCGGAATTGCCGTTCTGGAATTTGCAATGCCCACTAAGTTCCCAATTAAGCAGCTGTATAAGTTCTACTTCTTTAAAATACTACCAGGAATTGGTCGTCTTTTTTCGAAAGATAGATCTGCATATACCTACTTGCCAGAATCGGTGGAAGCCTTCCCAAGCGGTGAAAAATTTACCGATTTACTAAAAGAGGCAGGCTTTACGAATACCCGAATAATTCCTTTAACTTTAGGCGTTGCCAATATCTACATTGGCGAAAAATAA
- a CDS encoding TrmH family RNA methyltransferase, translating to MTKKEIADIRRLSQKKQRVEQGVFVAEGTKAIKEIMLAGLSAKKMFITSQSLAKEFPRIAFKEVISEEEMKKISFLQTPSSSLALFNIPQMPTLAKLPEKELTLILDGIQDPGNLGTIIRLADWFGINTIICSEASADCYNPKVVQATMGAIARINIIYRDLVSLLRDAQQRSIPIYGTFMEGENIYSSALSPSGALVMGNEGSGISPEIEALVSHKVTIPSFKKENVESLNVAIATSICCSEFRRRGLSI from the coding sequence ATGACAAAGAAGGAAATTGCCGATATTAGACGATTGTCTCAGAAAAAACAGCGAGTTGAGCAGGGTGTTTTTGTTGCGGAAGGAACTAAGGCCATTAAAGAAATCATGCTAGCAGGCCTTTCTGCAAAAAAAATGTTCATCACCTCGCAAAGCCTAGCTAAAGAATTTCCGAGAATCGCATTTAAAGAGGTTATTTCTGAGGAAGAGATGAAAAAAATCTCATTCCTTCAAACACCATCTAGCAGCCTTGCCCTATTTAATATACCTCAGATGCCCACTCTGGCTAAACTTCCTGAGAAAGAACTCACTCTAATACTAGATGGCATTCAAGATCCAGGCAACCTAGGAACCATTATAAGATTAGCTGATTGGTTTGGCATCAACACCATTATTTGCAGCGAGGCAAGCGCAGACTGCTATAACCCCAAGGTAGTACAAGCCACAATGGGGGCTATCGCCAGAATTAATATCATTTATAGAGATTTAGTAAGCCTTTTGAGGGATGCTCAGCAACGCTCTATTCCAATTTACGGCACCTTTATGGAAGGAGAAAACATATATAGTTCAGCCCTATCGCCCTCTGGCGCCCTAGTTATGGGAAACGAAGGATCTGGAATATCCCCTGAAATAGAGGCATTAGTATCCCATAAAGTAACCATTCCATCGTTCAAAAAAGAAAATGTGGAATCGCTAAATGTTGCGATTGCCACATCAATATGCTGCTCGGAGTTTCGGCGCAGGGGACTTTCTATTTAG
- a CDS encoding porin family protein, whose amino-acid sequence MKGIGLFVLATLFLALLAVPSWGQLRKDRPLINPGYDLGRPLHFGFSMGINFMDAEVKNNQIVVQDENGKNVLLWSDVSSITPGFNVNIIAELRIKENLSLRFLPGMAFGQRTLSFYEIRVEKKNLDSLYHQMKIESSMIEFPLLVKYSAKRHSNSKPYLVGGINPRYDLAAKKKFSEGVYVAFNPLDVYMELGVGVDFYLPYFKFSTELKYSRGFFNVLSSRKSEGYEYFPRTINGVVSDMIILSFHFE is encoded by the coding sequence ATGAAAGGGATAGGATTATTCGTTCTTGCTACGCTTTTTCTTGCTTTGCTTGCTGTCCCATCGTGGGGGCAGCTAAGGAAGGATAGGCCTCTTATAAACCCCGGCTATGATTTGGGACGTCCGCTTCACTTCGGATTCTCTATGGGGATAAATTTTATGGATGCCGAGGTTAAGAACAACCAAATCGTAGTTCAAGACGAAAACGGGAAGAACGTTCTGCTTTGGTCCGATGTTTCGAGCATTACACCCGGATTTAATGTAAACATTATTGCCGAATTGAGAATAAAGGAAAACCTATCCCTCCGTTTTCTTCCTGGAATGGCTTTTGGGCAGCGTACATTGTCGTTTTACGAAATTAGAGTTGAGAAAAAGAACTTAGATTCGCTTTATCATCAAATGAAGATAGAGTCATCGATGATTGAGTTTCCGTTGCTGGTTAAGTATAGTGCTAAGCGGCATAGCAACTCCAAGCCTTACCTGGTAGGTGGCATTAACCCTCGGTACGATTTGGCCGCAAAGAAAAAGTTTAGCGAAGGCGTTTACGTTGCCTTTAATCCGCTGGATGTTTATATGGAATTAGGCGTTGGGGTTGATTTCTATCTTCCGTACTTCAAATTTTCCACCGAGTTAAAATACTCAAGAGGTTTCTTCAACGTCCTTTCGAGCAGAAAATCGGAAGGCTACGAATATTTCCCCAGAACAATAAATGGCGTTGTTTCTGACATGATTATACTTTCCTTCCATTTCGAATAG
- a CDS encoding NAD(P)/FAD-dependent oxidoreductase, producing the protein MPQELNLILTPKQASDKQYYLPIIAKTLNVDPHNIAFVRVVRRSIDARGKAVKVNMGVQVYVDEVIPETFSYKFDYPDVSHKDEVVIVGSGPAGLFAALRLIELGFKPIVLERGNDVSNRKRDVAQLNRNQPINVDSNYSFGEGGAGTFSDGKLYTRSKKRGDYRKALETLCFHGADENILEDAHPHIGTNVLPRIIANIRNTILNAGGQVHFGVRVNDVIVKDGTIKGVKTAGGETVLGKAVILATGHSARDIYELLHRKGILLEPKSFAMGVRVEHQQELIDSIQYHMPARGEYLPAAAYSIVQQVAGRGVYSFCMCPGGFIVPAATNRNEVVVNGMSPSLRNSKFANSGIVVEIRVEDFAEYAQYGPLAGLQMQMDLEKMAFEKGGNGVVSPAQRLSDFVQGKTSSELVKTSYHPGVTSSDMHKWLPWGIGQRLQEGFKAFDNKMKGFVTSEALILGVESRTSSPVRIPRDPSTLQHPQISGLFPCAEGAGYAGGIVSAAIDGERVAEAFVTWAK; encoded by the coding sequence ATGCCACAAGAATTGAATCTTATCCTTACACCTAAACAGGCGTCTGATAAGCAGTACTACCTGCCAATAATTGCGAAAACCCTTAATGTCGATCCTCATAATATAGCCTTTGTACGAGTGGTTAGGCGCTCTATAGATGCTCGAGGAAAAGCGGTAAAGGTTAACATGGGAGTACAGGTGTATGTCGATGAGGTAATTCCTGAAACGTTTTCATATAAGTTTGATTATCCTGATGTCTCGCATAAGGATGAGGTTGTTATTGTAGGATCAGGACCTGCTGGACTATTTGCAGCATTGCGTCTGATTGAGCTAGGCTTTAAGCCAATTGTGCTAGAGCGGGGTAATGATGTCTCGAACAGAAAAAGAGATGTAGCCCAGTTAAATAGGAATCAGCCTATAAATGTAGACTCTAACTACTCCTTTGGAGAAGGCGGAGCAGGTACATTCTCTGATGGGAAGCTGTATACCCGTTCTAAAAAAAGAGGTGATTATAGAAAGGCGCTAGAAACTTTGTGTTTTCATGGCGCTGACGAAAATATATTGGAGGATGCCCATCCTCACATTGGAACCAATGTTCTACCACGAATAATTGCAAACATCCGAAATACAATTCTTAATGCAGGCGGTCAGGTTCATTTTGGGGTGCGTGTAAACGATGTAATTGTTAAAGATGGTACCATTAAAGGGGTAAAAACAGCAGGAGGAGAGACCGTCTTAGGGAAAGCGGTTATTCTTGCTACGGGGCACTCTGCTAGAGATATTTATGAGCTACTTCATCGCAAAGGTATTCTGCTTGAGCCTAAATCTTTTGCTATGGGGGTTCGAGTGGAGCACCAGCAGGAGCTGATTGATTCAATTCAGTATCACATGCCAGCGAGGGGAGAGTACTTACCTGCCGCTGCATATAGCATAGTGCAGCAGGTTGCTGGCCGAGGTGTTTACTCTTTTTGTATGTGCCCAGGCGGATTTATAGTTCCAGCTGCCACAAATCGTAATGAGGTTGTTGTTAATGGAATGTCTCCCTCTTTACGTAATTCTAAATTTGCTAACTCAGGTATTGTTGTCGAAATTCGGGTAGAAGATTTTGCCGAATATGCCCAGTATGGCCCATTAGCAGGATTGCAAATGCAGATGGATTTGGAAAAAATGGCATTTGAAAAAGGCGGGAATGGGGTTGTATCTCCAGCTCAGCGGTTGTCCGATTTTGTTCAAGGGAAAACATCATCAGAATTAGTAAAAACATCCTACCATCCTGGTGTAACCTCGTCGGACATGCATAAGTGGTTGCCTTGGGGGATTGGGCAAAGGCTACAGGAAGGATTTAAGGCTTTTGATAATAAAATGAAAGGCTTTGTAACAAGTGAGGCTCTTATTCTTGGGGTTGAATCTCGAACATCCTCGCCAGTAAGAATTCCTCGTGATCCATCGACATTGCAGCACCCTCAGATCAGCGGTCTGTTTCCATGTGCCGAAGGTGCTGGTTATGCAGGTGGTATAGTATCTGCCGCAATAGACGGAGAACGTGTCGCAGAAGCGTTTGTAACTTGGGCTAAATAG
- a CDS encoding helix-hairpin-helix domain-containing protein → MLRRFLKEFLAFSKWEQKGIIILLALIVIVALFQVLYRPKPTLHLTAPVQHKIDEFESKVIEMEWQKSRTADRSKYPNSRSGGNKFILFDFDPNTATVADFQQMGFTRKQADVIERYRLKGGVFRCKSDFQKIFVVSEDMFLRLEPFIRINFPAKDTSIRFSKAYKPVCLDINKADTAELVMLKGVGAVIAKRIVAYRDRLGGFVSNEQLLEVFGVDSSRYEGLRLQLKAPSPIVKIKINSISYEELRKHPYLTAYQARNIIYYRTKKGMIINIQELVTNKIITPECSNKLKDYLDCSN, encoded by the coding sequence ATGTTGAGGCGATTTCTGAAAGAGTTTTTGGCCTTTTCAAAATGGGAGCAGAAAGGAATTATAATTCTTTTAGCTCTGATTGTGATTGTAGCCCTCTTTCAGGTGCTGTATAGGCCAAAGCCCACCTTGCATTTAACTGCTCCAGTGCAACATAAAATTGATGAGTTTGAGTCGAAAGTCATCGAAATGGAGTGGCAGAAAAGCAGGACTGCAGATAGAAGCAAGTATCCCAACAGTCGTTCTGGAGGCAATAAATTCATTTTATTTGATTTTGACCCGAATACTGCAACTGTTGCTGATTTTCAACAAATGGGTTTTACTCGTAAGCAGGCAGATGTAATTGAGCGGTATAGGCTTAAAGGCGGTGTTTTTAGGTGCAAATCTGATTTTCAAAAGATTTTTGTGGTAAGTGAAGATATGTTTTTGCGATTGGAACCATTCATCCGTATTAATTTCCCTGCTAAAGATACATCTATCCGCTTTTCAAAAGCCTACAAGCCTGTTTGTTTGGATATAAATAAGGCTGATACGGCTGAACTTGTGATGCTAAAGGGAGTTGGTGCTGTTATTGCTAAACGTATTGTTGCGTATCGGGATAGGTTAGGAGGTTTTGTAAGTAATGAGCAGCTTTTAGAGGTTTTTGGCGTGGATTCCTCTCGGTACGAGGGGTTAAGATTGCAGCTCAAGGCCCCGTCGCCTATCGTAAAAATAAAAATTAATAGCATTAGTTACGAGGAGTTGAGAAAGCATCCTTACTTGACTGCTTACCAAGCTAGGAATATAATATACTACCGAACAAAGAAGGGGATGATCATTAATATCCAGGAACTTGTAACAAATAAAATCATCACACCGGAGTGTTCAAATAAGCTAAAAGACTATCTAGATTGTTCAAATTGA